In Hyphomicrobiales bacterium, one genomic interval encodes:
- a CDS encoding TetR family transcriptional regulator, with amino-acid sequence MLGIRYAMFRRRVNKVDGRRPGGMSVNSDSSRNNKQLTRADWVSAARRILIDQGINHVRLRPLAQSLGVTTGAFYWQYKNLRELHDDLRKDWASTNTEPFTEAIEAAGSDGWRQYLAYVRVLMLDGQYDPDYDNAVRDWGHASPATAKLLREIDTFRIEQLRSVFLALGFVGQEALIRARVTYFHQIGYQAMRVHESVEERLTNVPYYAEILTENRTLFSLGGPEGVRAALKRTRD; translated from the coding sequence GTGCTCGGCATACGCTATGCTATGTTCCGACGACGAGTCAACAAGGTTGATGGACGAAGGCCCGGCGGGATGAGCGTGAACTCTGATTCTTCAAGAAATAACAAACAGTTGACCAGGGCCGACTGGGTCTCTGCCGCGCGGCGGATACTGATCGATCAGGGCATCAACCATGTGCGGCTGCGACCGCTGGCGCAGTCGCTCGGGGTCACGACGGGGGCCTTCTATTGGCAATACAAGAACCTGCGCGAACTGCACGACGATCTGCGCAAGGACTGGGCAAGCACCAACACCGAACCGTTCACCGAAGCGATCGAGGCAGCCGGCTCGGACGGTTGGCGGCAGTATCTCGCGTATGTCCGGGTGCTCATGCTGGATGGTCAGTACGATCCCGATTATGACAACGCGGTCCGCGATTGGGGCCATGCCTCGCCTGCCACCGCGAAGCTGCTGCGCGAGATCGACACATTCAGGATCGAGCAATTGCGCAGCGTCTTTCTCGCTCTCGGATTCGTCGGCCAGGAAGCCTTGATCCGCGCGCGCGTGACCTATTTCCATCAGATCGGGTATCAGGCGATGCGGGTGCACGAGAGTGTCGAGGAGCGACTGACCAATGTTCCCTATTATGCCGAGATATTGACCGAGAACCGTACCTTGTTTTCGCTGGGCGGTCCCGAAGGTGTGCGCGCCGCGCTGAAGCGCACCCGTGATTGA
- a CDS encoding DUF1244 domain-containing protein, with translation MPAFEELDERTRTELEAAAFRRLAAHLRAHPDVQNIDLMGLAGFCRNCLSNWMHEEAVSRGVAVEKEAVRSAVYGMPYEEYKARHQKEATPEQKAKLAARGHSH, from the coding sequence ATGCCGGCATTCGAGGAACTCGACGAGCGCACGCGGACCGAACTCGAGGCGGCCGCGTTCCGGCGGCTCGCGGCGCATCTGCGGGCGCACCCGGACGTCCAGAACATCGACCTCATGGGGCTCGCCGGCTTCTGTCGCAACTGCCTTTCCAACTGGATGCACGAGGAGGCTGTCTCGCGCGGCGTCGCGGTCGAGAAGGAGGCGGTGCGCTCGGCGGTCTACGGCATGCCTTACGAGGAATACAAGGCACGCCACCAGAAGGAAGCGACGCCCGAGCAGAAGGCAAAGCTCGCGGCCCGTGGGCATTCGCATTGA
- a CDS encoding DUF2312 domain-containing protein: MSELQASTQKQLRAFIERIERLEEEKAALASDIKDVFAEAKAIGFDVKVMRQVIRLRKQEAHVRKENELLLATYLHALGMDAEAFGIDSDGSEDGFSVAAE; this comes from the coding sequence ATGAGCGAGCTGCAAGCCTCGACCCAGAAGCAACTGCGCGCCTTCATCGAGCGCATCGAGCGCCTCGAGGAGGAGAAGGCGGCACTCGCTTCAGACATCAAGGACGTCTTCGCCGAGGCCAAGGCGATCGGTTTCGATGTCAAGGTGATGCGCCAGGTGATCCGCCTTCGCAAGCAGGAGGCGCACGTGCGCAAGGAGAACGAGCTGCTGCTCGCGACCTATCTGCACGCGCTCGGAATGGATGCCGAGGCGTTCGGTATCGACAGCGATGGCTCCGAGGACGGCTTCTCCGTGGCCGCGGAATAG